The following proteins are co-located in the Phragmites australis chromosome 10, lpPhrAust1.1, whole genome shotgun sequence genome:
- the LOC133883223 gene encoding uncharacterized protein LOC133883223 isoform X4, with protein MASASASASPRTTQELIDALTAHLSLYHAAANPTRAPSSSPRAAILRWLASLPPAARSAATTSLLSPAAAAALLSMLRRLRLRGHSSFFVLHSSSPSSSAREADEPTVLSRLSRGLLARAAAGCRAHALLFSNLLLFPSPHSSSRRPNAITVAEALFADLDGLIAAMDEISGGRFLCCGEGEVDLAALACEDFPELPWLNAKGYYVIEEFVANRLEIALRMSWAAAGGCGGRKAARVGKGVKEKAGLAANAFWREKGYVDWWMKLEPRVRARIIGAFFGKGAIAMANEIAEGSDIASREKFCFCLGEPGSFVADTGECIRQPFFRKNRPASIDVANNLSSATVADDILVKLRELLMVVSTESINLELIGDGASKALEKKGVEKTSGGSRKGKKKSNSSKKLTESSKPIKDNGCNSSETRNCRVLLNQCAPSVGGTTAGPASEETPCKEIAPKIKVEQTVGFDDSKNHCNKKKNKRKGKTKVSNLMRPESPGSSKLKKALPRVATEASHKPIEEVDDSPNLPSYVYSFRSEVPEAVSCSNSSILLNGTKVKASRNSTIQEDTSYSPRVSSLVTTKHYQSAHESDAFNMSEQATSYISHNESMVQSSSCLPSRSDNLSSDKLYRNSVDALVRSAQDKTGCDEKHVDHKSVVATDKILPSVIPTPANMLQSAMSDNGAVVKNSGGEYYVYNRNLPGGTSYEWPSVTPPHFVSPEMPHRPAAADRLHLDVGYKWPSQFNQPFLPANHQVRNPPIEAGCNQLLPSLAVPLSFDWPPAFRGYGQLSHNAALSYDPLYTPKMQSSAWSGFPAQLMQRGGICNDKGRKYFGDSDIGDDTESYWFSEEESDGRAHSGRDINQYFGGGVMYWSPAEHTGTGFSRPPSLSSDDSAWAWHEADVIRVVDDVANGIPSTYANGVSSPPSTSSCSLNESVDPAIHSITGNDINSEALPSPLSMQDSPEDKITSVAKSPSCGSEVVKGDTLPYAMLRPIVVPNISRRSSRSDFKGSHDHRSPCVPSNRRDIPLLRRPPSPVVLSVPRVPQPPPPSPAGESRKRGFPIVRSGSSSPRHWGMRSLLSEDKFFHRAQFCLDGPEVVWPSWGNKGTSAGTLVQSIEDTVLQDHLVKISQLSHDQHPDVALPVQPPDMLNGSSHKSSLSLMHDALHEEIDQFCKQVAAGNLVRRSYINWAVKRVTRCLQVLWPRSRTNLFGSNATGLALPTSDVDLVVSLPPVRNLEPIKEAGILEGRNGIKETCLQHAARCLTNQDWVRSDSLKTIENTAIPVIMLVADVPCDTNMSSEYSSVLDSSQEYSVNVLGEQGSPPRSDTSSSEGSNMLVCSKLNKDDCDTVQSIRLDISFKSPSHTGLQTTVLVRELTQQFPAVVPLALILKKFLADRSLDHPYSGGLSSYCLVLLIVRFLQHEHHLGRPINQNLGSLLMDFLYFFGNIFDPRHMRISIQGSGIYLNRERGHSIDPIHIDDPLCPANNVGRNCFRIHQCIKAFADAFAVLENELLQFSAECSRPALSFNILKKIIPSIYSDEL; from the exons AtggcctccgcctccgcctccgcctcgccgcGCACCACGCAGGAGCTCATCGACGCCCTCACCGCGCACCTCTCCCTCTACCACGCCGCCGCGAACCCTACCCGCGCCCCCTCCTCGTCCCCGCGCGCCGCGATCCTCCGGTGGCTCGCCTCCCTGCCCCCCGCCGCGcgctccgccgccaccacctccctactctcccccgccgcggccgccgcgctgcTCTCCAtgctccgccgcctccgcctccgggGCCACTCCTCCTTCTTCGTCCTCCACTCCTCGTCCCCGTCCTCCTCCGCGCGCGAGGCCGACGAGCCCACCGTCCTCTCGCGGCTCTCCCGCGGTCTcctcgcccgcgccgccgcgggATGCCGGGCGCATGCCCTCCTCTTCTCCAAccttctcctcttcccctcGCCCCACTCGTCGTCGCGGCGCCCCAACGCGATAACCGTCGCCGAGGCCCTCTTCGCCGACCTCGACGGCCTTATCGCAGCCATGGACGAGATCTCCGGCGGAAGGTTCCTCTGCTGCGGGGAGGGGGAGGTGGACCTGGCTGCGCTGGCGTGCGAGGATTTTCCGGAGCTGCCCTGGCTGAATGCGAAGGGGTACTACGTGATCGAGGAGTTTGTGGCCAACAGGTTGGAGATCGCGCTGCGGATGTCGTGGGCGGCGGCAGGTGGATGTGGAGGGAGGAAGGCGGCAAGGGTTGGGAAGGGTGTGAAGGAGAAGGCTGGGTTGGCCGCAAACGCGTTCTGGAGGGAGAAGGGGTATGTGGATTGGTGGATGAAGCTGGAGCCACGGGTGAGAGCAAGGATCATTGGGGCATTCTTCGGGAAAGGTGCAATTGCAATG GCTAATGAGATCGCTGAAGGATCAGAtattgcttcaagagaaaaattCTGCTTCTGCCTAGGTGAACCAGGATCATTTGTTGCAGATACTGGTGAATGTATACGACAGCCTTTTTTTAGAAAGAATCGACCTGCTTCCATTGATGTTGCAAACAATCTGTCTT CTGCTACTGTTGCTGATGATATACTCGTGAAATTACGAGAGCTCCTCATGGTGGTATCGACGGAAAGTATAAATCTTGAACTTATTGGCGATGGAGCTTCAAAGGCTCTGGAAAAGAAAGGTGTTGAAAAGACCAGTGGAGGTTCTCGGAAAGGAAAGAAGAAGTCTAACAGCTCAAAAAAGCTAACAGAATCTTCTAAGCCAATAAAG GACAATGGATGCAATAGTTCAGAAACTCGCAATTGTAGGGTTTTACTAAACCAATGTGCTCCATCTGTTGGAGGCACTACTGCTGGACCTGCTTCTGAAGAAACTCCTTGCAAGGAAATTGCACCAAAAATAAAGGTG GAGCAAACTGTTGGGTTTGATGACAGCAAGAACCATTGtaacaaaaagaagaacaaacgtAAAGGGAAAACAAAAGTATCAAATCTGATGAGACCTGAGAGCCCAGGATCTAGCAAATTGAAGAAAGCTCTTCCTCGTGTTGCTACAGAAGCCTCACATAAACCTATTGAAGAAGTCGATGACTCACCTAATCTCCCTTCTTATGTCTATTCTTTCAGGAGTGAGGTCCCTGAAGCAGTTAGTTGCTCTAACTCTTCCATATTACTGAATGGAACAAAGGTAAAAGCAAGCAGAAACAGCACAATACAGGAAGACACCTCATATTCTCCTAGAGTTAGCTCGTTAGTTACTACAAAACATTATCAGAGTGCTCATGAGTCTGATGCCTTCAACATGAGTGAGCAGGCAACATCatacattagtcacaatgaaTCCATGGTTCAATCATCTTCATGTTTACCTTCCAGAAGTGATAATCTTTCTTCCGATAAGCTGTACAGAAATTCTGTTGATGCCTTGGTAAGATCTGCACAGGATAAAACTGGCTGTGATGAAAAACACGTGGATCATAAATCTGTGGTGGCAACAGACAAAATATTACCTTCGGTTATCCCTACTCCTGCCAACATGCTTCAAAGTGCTATGAGCGACAATGGTGCAGTAGTGAAAAATAGTGGAGGTGAATATTATGTATACAACAGAAACCTACCGGGAGGAACATCATATGAATGGCCTAGTGTAACGCCACCTCATTTTGTATCTCCTGAAATGCCACATCGCCCAGCTGCAGCGGACAGGTTGCATCTTGATGTTGGTTACAAATGGCCATCTCAATTCAACCAACCCTTTCTTCCCGCCAACCATCAGGTCAGAAATCCGCCAATTGAGGCTGGATGCAATCAACTGTTACCCTCTCTAGCAGTTCCACTAAGTTTTGATTGGCCTCCTGCTTTTAGAGGCTATGGTCAGCTGAGTCATAATGCTGCTTTAAGTTACGATCCATTGTATACCCCAAAGATGCAATCTTCTGCTTGGTCAGGATTTCCTGCTCAACTAATGCAAAGAGGTGGTATTTGCAATGATAAAGGTAGGAAATATTTTGGTGACAGTGATATTGGGGATGATACTGAAAGCTACTGGTTTTCTGAAGAAGAATCAGATGGCCGTGCACATTCTGGAAGAGATATTAATCAATATTTTGGTGGAGGCGTGATGTATTGGAGTCCTGCAGAACACACAGGAACTGGTTTTTCTAGGCCACCATCTCTTAGTTCGGATGATAGTGCTTGGGCTTGGCATGAGGCAGATGTTATACGAGTTGTCGACGACGTTGCTAATGGGATTCCATCTACATATGCAAATGGTGTATCATCACCACCCTCCACTTCATCCTGTTCCCTAAACGAATCTGTGGATCCTGCTATTCACTCAATAACAGGGAATGACATCAACAGTGAagctttgccttctccattgtcCATGCAAGACAGTCCTGAAGATAAAATTACTTCAGTTGCAAAGAGTCCGTCTTGTGGCAGTGAAGTAGTCAAGGGAGATACATTGCCATATGCAATGCTGCGGCCGATAGTTGTTCCTAATATATCACGAAGGTCATCAAGATCGGACTTTAAGGGTAGTCATGATCACAGGAGCCCATGTGTGCCTTCAAACAGGAGGGACATACCTCTTCTGAGAAGACCTCCGTCACCAGTAGTACTTAGTGTTCCTCGCGTGCCTCAGCCACCACCCCCTTCTCCTGCTGGAGAGTCAAGAAAAAGAGGATTCCCAATTGTTAGATCCGGAAGCTCAAGTCCTAGACATTGGGGGATGAGAAGTTTATTATCTGAAGATAAATTTTTCCATAGGGCTCAGTTTTGCTTGGATGGTCCTGAAGTTGTATGGCCTTCATGGGGAAACAAGGGCACTTCTGCTGGTACACTGGTGCAATCAATTGAGGATACTGTTTTGCAGGACCACCTTGTTAAGATTTCACAACTATCTCATGATCAACAT CCAGATGTGGCGTTGCCTGTGCAGCCACCGGATATGCTAAATGGTTCATCTCACAAATCATCCCTCTCTTTGATGCACGATGCTCTACATGAAGAGATAGATCAATTCTGTAAGCAG GTTGCTGCTGGGAATCTGGTGAGGAGATCCTATATAAATTGGGCGGTCAAAAGAGTCACACGCTGCTTGCAGGTTCTCTGGCCTCGTTCCCGCACAAATCTATTTGGCTCGAATGCCACTGGTTTGGCCCTTCCGACTAGTGATGTTGATCTTGTGGTGTCTCTTCCCCCAGTTCGAAACCTG GAACCTATTAAAGAAGCTGGAATTTTGGAAGGCCGGAATGGCATAAAGGAAACATGTCTTCAG caTGCAGCAAGGTGTCTTACAAACCAGGACTGGGTTAGGAGTGATTCCCTCAAAACGATTGAAAATACAGCT ATACCTGTGATCATGCTTGTAGCAGATGTACCTTGTGACACAAATATGTCCAGTGAGTACTCTTCTGTTCTGGATAGTTCACAAGAATATTCAGTTAATGTGCTTGGAGAACAAGGGAGCCCTCCTCGTTCTGATACCTCTAGTTCGGAAGGCAGCAACATGCTGGTGTGTTCAAAATTGAATAAGGATGATTGTGATACTGTACAGTCAATTCGTCTTGATATAAGTTTCAAATCGCCATCCCATACAGGACTGCAAACTACTGTGTTG GTCCGTGAGCTGACTCAGCAATTTCCTGCGGTTGTACCTCTTGCTTTGATTCTTAAGAAGTTTTTGGCTGACAGGAGTTTGGACCACCCCTATTCAGGTGGTCTAAGCTCTTACTGTTTG GTACTGTTAATTGTTCGTTTTCTCCAGCATGAGCATCATCTTGGGCGGCCTATTAACCAA AATCTGGGCAGCCTTTTGATGGATTTCCTGTACTTTTTTGG GAACATATTTGATCCACGCCATATGCGTATTTCCATCCAAGGGagtggaatttatttgaatcgAGAAAGAGGCCACAG CATTGATCCCATCCATATTGACGATCCACTTTGCCCCGCTAACAATGTGGGCAGGAATTGTTTCCGCATTCACCAGTGTATCAAG GCTTTTGCAGATGCTTTTGCTGTTCTAGAGAATGAGCTACTGCAGTTCAGTGCAGAATGTAGCAGGCCTGCATTATCATTCAatattttaaagaaaataatcCCAAGTATTTATTCTGATGAGTTGTAG
- the LOC133883223 gene encoding uncharacterized protein LOC133883223 isoform X3, which produces MASASASASPRTTQELIDALTAHLSLYHAAANPTRAPSSSPRAAILRWLASLPPAARSAATTSLLSPAAAAALLSMLRRLRLRGHSSFFVLHSSSPSSSAREADEPTVLSRLSRGLLARAAAGCRAHALLFSNLLLFPSPHSSSRRPNAITVAEALFADLDGLIAAMDEISGGRFLCCGEGEVDLAALACEDFPELPWLNAKGYYVIEEFVANRLEIALRMSWAAAGGCGGRKAARVGKGVKEKAGLAANAFWREKGYVDWWMKLEPRVRARIIGAFFGKGAIAMANEIAEGSDIASREKFCFCLGEPGSFVADTGECIRQPFFRKNRPASIDVANNLSCKKLIFAKELKRLQLVQEIVCLKSNITCCGGDAIFFTSLTSAATVADDILVKLRELLMVVSTESINLELIGDGASKALEKKGVEKTSGGSRKGKKKSNSSKKLTESSKPIKDNGCNSSETRNCRVLLNQCAPSVGGTTAGPASEETPCKEIAPKIKVEQTVGFDDSKNHCNKKKNKRKGKTKVSNLMRPESPGSSKLKKALPRVATEASHKPIEEVDDSPNLPSYVYSFRSEVPEAVSCSNSSILLNGTKVKASRNSTIQEDTSYSPRVSSLVTTKHYQSAHESDAFNMSEQATSYISHNESMVQSSSCLPSRSDNLSSDKLYRNSVDALVRSAQDKTGCDEKHVDHKSVVATDKILPSVIPTPANMLQSAMSDNGAVVKNSGGEYYVYNRNLPGGTSYEWPSVTPPHFVSPEMPHRPAAADRLHLDVGYKWPSQFNQPFLPANHQVRNPPIEAGCNQLLPSLAVPLSFDWPPAFRGYGQLSHNAALSYDPLYTPKMQSSAWSGFPAQLMQRGGICNDKGRKYFGDSDIGDDTESYWFSEEESDGRAHSGRDINQYFGGGVMYWSPAEHTGTGFSRPPSLSSDDSAWAWHEADVIRVVDDVANGIPSTYANGVSSPPSTSSCSLNESVDPAIHSITGNDINSEALPSPLSMQDSPEDKITSVAKSPSCGSEVVKGDTLPYAMLRPIVVPNISRRSSRSDFKGSHDHRSPCVPSNRRDIPLLRRPPSPVVLSVPRVPQPPPPSPAGESRKRGFPIVRSGSSSPRHWGMRSLLSEDKFFHRAQFCLDGPEVVWPSWGNKGTSAGTLVQSIEDTVLQDHLVKISQLSHDQHPDVALPVQPPDMLNGSSHKSSLSLMHDALHEEIDQFCKQVAAGNLVRRSYINWAVKRVTRCLQVLWPRSRTNLFGSNATGLALPTSDVDLVVSLPPVRNLEPIKEAGILEGRNGIKETCLQHAARCLTNQDWVRSDSLKTIENTAIPVIMLVADVPCDTNMSSEYSSVLDSSQEYSVNVLGEQGSPPRSDTSSSEGSNMLVCSKLNKDDCDTVQSIRLDISFKSPSHTGLQTTVLVRELTQQFPAVVPLALILKKFLADRSLDHPYSGGLSSYCLVLLIVRFLQHEHHLGRPINQNLGSLLMDFLYFFGNIFDPRHMRISIQGSGIYLNRERGHSIDPIHIDDPLCPANNVGRNCFRIHQCIKVMYNSPSDAGFCRCFCCSRE; this is translated from the exons AtggcctccgcctccgcctccgcctcgccgcGCACCACGCAGGAGCTCATCGACGCCCTCACCGCGCACCTCTCCCTCTACCACGCCGCCGCGAACCCTACCCGCGCCCCCTCCTCGTCCCCGCGCGCCGCGATCCTCCGGTGGCTCGCCTCCCTGCCCCCCGCCGCGcgctccgccgccaccacctccctactctcccccgccgcggccgccgcgctgcTCTCCAtgctccgccgcctccgcctccgggGCCACTCCTCCTTCTTCGTCCTCCACTCCTCGTCCCCGTCCTCCTCCGCGCGCGAGGCCGACGAGCCCACCGTCCTCTCGCGGCTCTCCCGCGGTCTcctcgcccgcgccgccgcgggATGCCGGGCGCATGCCCTCCTCTTCTCCAAccttctcctcttcccctcGCCCCACTCGTCGTCGCGGCGCCCCAACGCGATAACCGTCGCCGAGGCCCTCTTCGCCGACCTCGACGGCCTTATCGCAGCCATGGACGAGATCTCCGGCGGAAGGTTCCTCTGCTGCGGGGAGGGGGAGGTGGACCTGGCTGCGCTGGCGTGCGAGGATTTTCCGGAGCTGCCCTGGCTGAATGCGAAGGGGTACTACGTGATCGAGGAGTTTGTGGCCAACAGGTTGGAGATCGCGCTGCGGATGTCGTGGGCGGCGGCAGGTGGATGTGGAGGGAGGAAGGCGGCAAGGGTTGGGAAGGGTGTGAAGGAGAAGGCTGGGTTGGCCGCAAACGCGTTCTGGAGGGAGAAGGGGTATGTGGATTGGTGGATGAAGCTGGAGCCACGGGTGAGAGCAAGGATCATTGGGGCATTCTTCGGGAAAGGTGCAATTGCAATG GCTAATGAGATCGCTGAAGGATCAGAtattgcttcaagagaaaaattCTGCTTCTGCCTAGGTGAACCAGGATCATTTGTTGCAGATACTGGTGAATGTATACGACAGCCTTTTTTTAGAAAGAATCGACCTGCTTCCATTGATGTTGCAAACAATCTGTCTTGTAAGAAGCTTATTTTTGCTAAAGAGTTGAAAAGACTGCAGCTTGTTCAGGAGATAGTGTGTTTGAAAAGCAACATTACTTGCTGTGGTGGTGATGCAATCTTTTTCACTTCATTAACATCAGCTGCTACTGTTGCTGATGATATACTCGTGAAATTACGAGAGCTCCTCATGGTGGTATCGACGGAAAGTATAAATCTTGAACTTATTGGCGATGGAGCTTCAAAGGCTCTGGAAAAGAAAGGTGTTGAAAAGACCAGTGGAGGTTCTCGGAAAGGAAAGAAGAAGTCTAACAGCTCAAAAAAGCTAACAGAATCTTCTAAGCCAATAAAG GACAATGGATGCAATAGTTCAGAAACTCGCAATTGTAGGGTTTTACTAAACCAATGTGCTCCATCTGTTGGAGGCACTACTGCTGGACCTGCTTCTGAAGAAACTCCTTGCAAGGAAATTGCACCAAAAATAAAGGTG GAGCAAACTGTTGGGTTTGATGACAGCAAGAACCATTGtaacaaaaagaagaacaaacgtAAAGGGAAAACAAAAGTATCAAATCTGATGAGACCTGAGAGCCCAGGATCTAGCAAATTGAAGAAAGCTCTTCCTCGTGTTGCTACAGAAGCCTCACATAAACCTATTGAAGAAGTCGATGACTCACCTAATCTCCCTTCTTATGTCTATTCTTTCAGGAGTGAGGTCCCTGAAGCAGTTAGTTGCTCTAACTCTTCCATATTACTGAATGGAACAAAGGTAAAAGCAAGCAGAAACAGCACAATACAGGAAGACACCTCATATTCTCCTAGAGTTAGCTCGTTAGTTACTACAAAACATTATCAGAGTGCTCATGAGTCTGATGCCTTCAACATGAGTGAGCAGGCAACATCatacattagtcacaatgaaTCCATGGTTCAATCATCTTCATGTTTACCTTCCAGAAGTGATAATCTTTCTTCCGATAAGCTGTACAGAAATTCTGTTGATGCCTTGGTAAGATCTGCACAGGATAAAACTGGCTGTGATGAAAAACACGTGGATCATAAATCTGTGGTGGCAACAGACAAAATATTACCTTCGGTTATCCCTACTCCTGCCAACATGCTTCAAAGTGCTATGAGCGACAATGGTGCAGTAGTGAAAAATAGTGGAGGTGAATATTATGTATACAACAGAAACCTACCGGGAGGAACATCATATGAATGGCCTAGTGTAACGCCACCTCATTTTGTATCTCCTGAAATGCCACATCGCCCAGCTGCAGCGGACAGGTTGCATCTTGATGTTGGTTACAAATGGCCATCTCAATTCAACCAACCCTTTCTTCCCGCCAACCATCAGGTCAGAAATCCGCCAATTGAGGCTGGATGCAATCAACTGTTACCCTCTCTAGCAGTTCCACTAAGTTTTGATTGGCCTCCTGCTTTTAGAGGCTATGGTCAGCTGAGTCATAATGCTGCTTTAAGTTACGATCCATTGTATACCCCAAAGATGCAATCTTCTGCTTGGTCAGGATTTCCTGCTCAACTAATGCAAAGAGGTGGTATTTGCAATGATAAAGGTAGGAAATATTTTGGTGACAGTGATATTGGGGATGATACTGAAAGCTACTGGTTTTCTGAAGAAGAATCAGATGGCCGTGCACATTCTGGAAGAGATATTAATCAATATTTTGGTGGAGGCGTGATGTATTGGAGTCCTGCAGAACACACAGGAACTGGTTTTTCTAGGCCACCATCTCTTAGTTCGGATGATAGTGCTTGGGCTTGGCATGAGGCAGATGTTATACGAGTTGTCGACGACGTTGCTAATGGGATTCCATCTACATATGCAAATGGTGTATCATCACCACCCTCCACTTCATCCTGTTCCCTAAACGAATCTGTGGATCCTGCTATTCACTCAATAACAGGGAATGACATCAACAGTGAagctttgccttctccattgtcCATGCAAGACAGTCCTGAAGATAAAATTACTTCAGTTGCAAAGAGTCCGTCTTGTGGCAGTGAAGTAGTCAAGGGAGATACATTGCCATATGCAATGCTGCGGCCGATAGTTGTTCCTAATATATCACGAAGGTCATCAAGATCGGACTTTAAGGGTAGTCATGATCACAGGAGCCCATGTGTGCCTTCAAACAGGAGGGACATACCTCTTCTGAGAAGACCTCCGTCACCAGTAGTACTTAGTGTTCCTCGCGTGCCTCAGCCACCACCCCCTTCTCCTGCTGGAGAGTCAAGAAAAAGAGGATTCCCAATTGTTAGATCCGGAAGCTCAAGTCCTAGACATTGGGGGATGAGAAGTTTATTATCTGAAGATAAATTTTTCCATAGGGCTCAGTTTTGCTTGGATGGTCCTGAAGTTGTATGGCCTTCATGGGGAAACAAGGGCACTTCTGCTGGTACACTGGTGCAATCAATTGAGGATACTGTTTTGCAGGACCACCTTGTTAAGATTTCACAACTATCTCATGATCAACAT CCAGATGTGGCGTTGCCTGTGCAGCCACCGGATATGCTAAATGGTTCATCTCACAAATCATCCCTCTCTTTGATGCACGATGCTCTACATGAAGAGATAGATCAATTCTGTAAGCAG GTTGCTGCTGGGAATCTGGTGAGGAGATCCTATATAAATTGGGCGGTCAAAAGAGTCACACGCTGCTTGCAGGTTCTCTGGCCTCGTTCCCGCACAAATCTATTTGGCTCGAATGCCACTGGTTTGGCCCTTCCGACTAGTGATGTTGATCTTGTGGTGTCTCTTCCCCCAGTTCGAAACCTG GAACCTATTAAAGAAGCTGGAATTTTGGAAGGCCGGAATGGCATAAAGGAAACATGTCTTCAG caTGCAGCAAGGTGTCTTACAAACCAGGACTGGGTTAGGAGTGATTCCCTCAAAACGATTGAAAATACAGCT ATACCTGTGATCATGCTTGTAGCAGATGTACCTTGTGACACAAATATGTCCAGTGAGTACTCTTCTGTTCTGGATAGTTCACAAGAATATTCAGTTAATGTGCTTGGAGAACAAGGGAGCCCTCCTCGTTCTGATACCTCTAGTTCGGAAGGCAGCAACATGCTGGTGTGTTCAAAATTGAATAAGGATGATTGTGATACTGTACAGTCAATTCGTCTTGATATAAGTTTCAAATCGCCATCCCATACAGGACTGCAAACTACTGTGTTG GTCCGTGAGCTGACTCAGCAATTTCCTGCGGTTGTACCTCTTGCTTTGATTCTTAAGAAGTTTTTGGCTGACAGGAGTTTGGACCACCCCTATTCAGGTGGTCTAAGCTCTTACTGTTTG GTACTGTTAATTGTTCGTTTTCTCCAGCATGAGCATCATCTTGGGCGGCCTATTAACCAA AATCTGGGCAGCCTTTTGATGGATTTCCTGTACTTTTTTGG GAACATATTTGATCCACGCCATATGCGTATTTCCATCCAAGGGagtggaatttatttgaatcgAGAAAGAGGCCACAG CATTGATCCCATCCATATTGACGATCCACTTTGCCCCGCTAACAATGTGGGCAGGAATTGTTTCCGCATTCACCAGTGTATCAAGGTTATGTACAATTCTCCTTCAGACGCTG GCTTTTGCAGATGCTTTTGCTGTTCTAGAGAATGA